Below is a window of Picosynechococcus sp. PCC 7002 DNA.
CCGTTTCCGGATTTTCACAGCAGTCTCCCGGTTGATTAATGGGTAGTTGAATTCCGCTGGGATGGGAAAGAACCTGGGAAGCGAGGCCGGAATAGTTGGTTTTGATCGTAAAAGTTTGCTGACGGTTAAACCCAAATTTATCTTCGTACCATTGCACCGTTTCTTGAAGTTTTCCTACTGGTACATTGAGCACTAAATGATCGATTTGGGTATTCGTTCTAGGAACTGTATCTCGATAAATAAGGGTGTGTTGAAACCCAACATTATTGCGTAATACGGTAACAGATTGATCAGTATTTTTTGGTTGAAAAAAAGCTTTTTGGTCAATATAAAAGGCGACATCCGCAACACCACAGGGATGATGGGTTAAATACTGGGCGACCGGATCGGCAGGGGATTGGGGTGCCGAGAGCATCAGGGTTAACTCTGGGCTACTGAGTTGAATGGTGTTCTCAGGTAAAAACGGAAATGTTGCTTGGGGAGCGGTGATGTTGAGTTGAAATTTTGTTTGAAACCAGGTTTGCCAATAATCCAGATCGTCTACATAGAAATGGACATAGGCGATCGCCAAATTCGGGGGGCTCTGGTTTGCCATGTGTCGGGAAAGATAAACAACAGCTCCTATTCAACTTAGCGTACTTTCTCAGGATTGACCGATGGCTTGGGTTATTGCTGGGAGCGTTCGAGAAAGTCTTGATTGAGCTGGGCTGCTTTTTTACCGCAGAGGTAACTGGCGATCGCCAAGGGAAGCCAAATTACCGTCAGAATCCGACCGAAGCGCTCCCCGGTGCGGCGAATGTCTGCTTCGGTGCCGAGGACAATTTTTAAACGGTCTCCCAGGGGATCGACCAATTGTTGATCCCGCAGGGCCGCCACCACCGTGATCGTTTGGCCGTGGGGCAGGACGCGACGATCTAAATCCGTCGTAATGTAATCAAGCCTGTCCCAGTCTGCGGCAGTGAGGGGAAAGGTTTGATCGGCGTAGGTAATGGCTTTGGGTTTACTTAAGCGAGCAGATTCTCCGGTGCGTTCAATCTTGGGGCGCTGGTCAGGCTCCGGTTGCGCCGCCGGGAAGGGCAATTGCTCCAGGGCGATCGCCAAGGGAATGCGAGTCTCCCCATCACTCAAAAAAACCTGCTCAACGGCGGCTTCCCAAGTAAACAGCACCTTTTGGATCGTATCTTCGGCAGCACTAGGGCCATTGCGGGCTGTGAGCGCAATTTTGCCCTGAATGACCTGTAGGGCGGGATCATCGGGCAGCGTCGGCGGATTGTCCGCCACAAGGTAGCCTTCGAGCTTAATGAGATCGCGATTCGTCGTTGCTTCACTGGCGGCCTGTACCGAAAGCGACTCCACCTGGGCAAGTTCCTGAGATGTTTTGAGAGCTTGGCCCGTTAGCCCCATCACCAAAGAGATCACCGCTAAACCACCACTGGCGATCGCCCCCAGCACGAGGAATTCAAATTTGGCATATTCATTTTCACTGACATTGCGCGGTGCGTCTTTCCACCAACTCCAGCGCATCCGTCGTTTTGGGCTCATGGCTTTTCGGGGTGGGTTACAACGAAAAATTTGTCACGAAAAATTCGGGGCGATCGCCTTTGAAATACATTTTAAAAACTAAGCTTTAGGGCATTAACGGGCACATCATCCCAAGAATCAACGGTGCGGATTTTTGCTTCCCAGCCGATGGTGGTTTTATCCGTGGCAAGTTTTTGTTTCCATTGCTCATGGCAATCCTTCGCGGCTTCTTCATTTTGACAAGCGATACAAGCTTGAAGAATGCCCGTTGGATCAATTTGTTCATTTACCCAAATGGTCATCGCAGCTACCTTAAAATGATTTCACCGCTCATTTTAGCAACCTCTTTTAAGGGCTCGATCAACTTGGTGATGGAGTGTTGCAAGATCCAAAGAATTATCAAGCACCACATCAGCGCGCTGGATTTTTTCGGCGAGGGGCATCTGGCTGGCGATCCGCGCTTGGGCCTGGGCAATGCTTAACTGGTTACGTTGCTGGAGCCTCGCCAACTGCTGCTCAGGCGTACAGGCAACCACCCAAATTTCCGTGACAAAATCCGTTAACTGCGCCTCAAACAGCAGTGGGATCGCGCAAATTACCGTGGCTTGTGTCTCCTGAATGGTTGCTAAGGCTTCACGGAAACGCTGGCGCACGTAGGGATGAATCTGGGTTTCAAGCCACAGTTTTTCGTCGGGATCGTTAAAAACAATGTCCCCTAAAGCTTGGCGATTGAGGGAACCATCGGCGTTTT
It encodes the following:
- a CDS encoding VOC family protein — translated: MANQSPPNLAIAYVHFYVDDLDYWQTWFQTKFQLNITAPQATFPFLPENTIQLSSPELTLMLSAPQSPADPVAQYLTHHPCGVADVAFYIDQKAFFQPKNTDQSVTVLRNNVGFQHTLIYRDTVPRTNTQIDHLVLNVPVGKLQETVQWYEDKFGFNRQQTFTIKTNYSGLASQVLSHPSGIQLPINQPGDCCENPETAQRSQIQEFIEFNRGAGIQHIALKYKNLPEQIGHFRRTNMAFLDVPATYYKNLYDRYPHLETLPHWPQIQQEKILVDVVRSPKEMLLQIFTQPIFKEPTFFWEFIERKQQAQGFGEGNFQALFEAIEQAQRQRLVSPRP
- the coaE gene encoding dephospho-CoA kinase (Dephospho-CoA kinase (CoaE) performs the final step in coenzyme A biosynthesis.) encodes the protein MSHHKVTKPRIIGLTGGIATGKTTVTTYLAQRYQLPILDADVYAREAIAPPSAILTQIFTRYGAGIQNADGSLNRQALGDIVFNDPDEKLWLETQIHPYVRQRFREALATIQETQATVICAIPLLFEAQLTDFVTEIWVVACTPEQQLARLQQRNQLSIAQAQARIASQMPLAEKIQRADVVLDNSLDLATLHHQVDRALKRGC